The window TGCAAACCATGTACTACTTCAAACCGCCAGGGGCCCGTGGTCAGGCCTTGCATCAGGACCAATACTATCTTCAGGTTCAACCTGGTACCTGCGTTGCAGCCTGGATGGCGGTTGATCATAGTGACACCGAGAATGGGTGTTTGCAGGTGGTTCCCGGAAGCCAAGATCTACCCGTACTATGTACCGAGAAAGCATCCCTTGAAGAGAGTTTTATAGATACTACCGTTCCTTTGCCAGATGGAATGACTTCAGAGCCCATAATCATGAACCCGGGAGATGTACTCTTCTTCAATGGCCAAATTATCCACGGCAGCCTTCCTAATACCAGTGACGTTTGTTTTAGACAGTCTTTAATAGGACATTACATTGTCGGTGAAGCCAGGAAGGTGGCTGAACACTACTTTCCTGTACTTGACATGGACGGTCAAGAAGTGAACCTTGACGTTAGTGAAGGAGGAGGACCATGCGGAGTATGGGTGGGTGAAGAAGGGAGTCCACGTATCACAATGAAGTCAGGGACAACCCTTTAATTGCCAGATTGTCGAAACAGCGTTTGAAAATACTTGTCAAATAATCTTGTGGTTGAGTTAATCGTTAACAGTTGGTAAGTGATTCCTCAGAGCAGAACTTGTTTGCCTAAAGACCCACAAAAATACCATCCCTTTGTGATTGGGAATTTATTCCCGACAACGCGATTATTGTCCCCTCACCGTTTCTCAGGTTTCTTAATTTCGCATATTTTGAGAGTGGTGGGGCTTTCACAGATCCATAAAAACTACTAGGGTGTACAACTGCATCGTTGAGACTAATCATTTGCATGATTTGCTCCTCGCTACTCGGGATCTATCAACCAGTGTATGGAGGCGTTTCGGTGCCGTAATCAAAAAATAAACTTAACGGGCATATGTTTAATTCTCATTTAATCAAACGATCTACCCGTAGTGTTGACGGTGCGTTAAGCTCAAGCGTTGCTATTCTAAACAAGTTTTTCCGAATCCAGCTTTGAGTTCAGAAAGGGCCTGAATAGGAATCCTGATACTGTTAATCCCCTCAGTGCCTTCGAGTGTCATTAGAACATCTTTGTGAGCAGTTAATAGGTCGTTAATAAGTTCATCGCTCCCAATCACAGCAAAATCTATGATGTCACTAGAAAAAGCATAAGTTGGATGAAAAGTTTTCGCTATTTCGTTTGAAAATTCGAAAATAATTTTTCCCGCCCTTGCCCCTTGTTGCCAGTAATTCCAGATCTGGTTTAAGTTTTCGTTTCGACGTGAAATAGACAGCAACACCCCATCTCTATTTGTCCAATAAAGGTGAGCTAGTTTCGTCGTGTAACTCATTTGAAGAATAATTGCGTTGTTCAGTTGATCGAAGAATACCGCTGATTGTCCACACATTACCCAAGCTTCAAATGGGTTTGCCTTGTGTTTTACAGGACTGATTAAGAGTCCGTTGACGAATTTCATATCTGCAAATTCGAATGCCAGTGGGCTCTGCTGGTTATCCGGGTAACTCCTACGGACACCCAGTCGAATCTGTGCGTAGCTAGCGCTCAGAACCGTCAACGCAAGGAGGATTAGTAGGCTCTTGTGGAAACCTCTTTGCATAACCTTTAAATACCAAACAACATGTCCATGTTTGTTGTTGCGTCCTTCCATTGAACTTAATAATTTTAGCGCAATCAATTCATAGATTTGTTGGTTTAACCTACACACGAGGTAGGATGTTTACCAATCTGGGGATGCGGTTCAGAACTTTGAAGAGTATTTCTTAAAAGACCAAAGGAGTTGTTAATGAATCAAGATTTACGAACCTACCTTGTGATCGACGATAGCTTGGTAAGTGAGCGGCATAATGTCCATCTTGAACTCGGTAGAGTCGAGAAGAGCAACAGTAATCCTCTTTTTGTTGAGGAATTCTTTGGTGATCCGCCCAAGCGGTGGGAAGCGCGGTATGACAACCTTTATCCCAACGTAGTTTACGATCAAAATAAGGGGTCATTTAAGCTTTGGTACAACGCTTTTATACGTGCAGGACAGAGTGAAGAAACCCCTTTAGATAAACGACCCCACAACGCATATCATGGTGGGAAAACAGAGGATGGGGTGATGTATGCGTCTTCTGAAGATGGCTTGACTTGGGTTAAGCCTGATCTCGGGCTCATAGAGTTTGATGGCTCTACAGCTAACAATATTGTAATGACTACAGGAACGCACGGTGCCCATGGCACAGGAGTCCTAGAAGATCTTTTAGATCCCGATGCTTCCCGGAGGTTTAAGGCTCTGTTTAAGAACCCTGTCTCTCGGCGAATGGAAGTAGCCTTCTCGGCTGATGGTTTGCAATGGTCTGAATCGGTCCCCTGGGCTGAGTATAGCGCTGTGGGCGATACTCATAACAACGCCATTAGAGATGCTACCGGCCGTTACGTAGCTGTCACCCGTGGCTGGACAGGCGACGAGGTAGATAATGGGATTCGCACTGCCATGAGGACTGAGAGTCTCGATTTTGTTAACTGGACCGATCCTGAGGTGATTATGCAAGGCCGGGGTCTTCACGACCAAATTTATTCAATGCCTATATTTCAGATTGGCCCAACGTACCTGGGTTTACCAGCCATCTTCCATAAGGGTGATCCTGAAGCTGATGATTGGGACACAGTTGACACTGAACTGGCTTGGAGTCAGGATTCGATCGACTGGAACCGTATAGCTGAAGGAGAACCATTTATTCCGAGGGGCGAGGGGAAATATCCTAATGGTGCCTACGATTGTGGTTGTGTTTACGCTGCAGCACCTGTTCTAGTTGGCGACACCCACTACCTTTATTACGGCGGCAGTAATGGTCAACATAATAACTTTCGGGAAGGAAACCTTAGCCTTGCCACGATTCCCCGCAATAGATTTGCTGGCTACGTTGCGGGTGGGGTTGATGGGCAATTGACTACGACTCCCTTAATTTGGGGTGTAGGGGGAGTTACCATCAATGCCATTGTCGGAGCTGGTGGCGTGATTCGGGCTGCTGTTATTGATGAAATCGGATCCGAACTGGAGGGTTTCGGTTTCGAGGATTGCGAACCAATTAGCCAAGATTCCTTAGAGTCCCCATTACTGTGGCAACAAAACACTGCACAACTTGCTGGTCGTTCCTTAAGTCTTAAGTTTGAGTTTCGAGAAGCCACGATCTATGATTTTACCGGTCCGTTCGACTTGGCAGATCATTAACTGTTAAAAGAATGATCGGGTCGAAAGAGAATTGGAATTACTGGTCCTTTTACGTAAAACCAGGTTGCATGTTACGTTTTTATCAGTCGATTAATATATTAGGCAGAGACGCTGATTAGGTTGCAAAGCAACCACTTTGTAAGGAATGGTCGAAGAGTATAAACACGATGATTTAGCTATGGACGTTTAGAGCGTATAGTTTTCGTGGATGCTTCCTGGCTGTAGGGTTGGTTAAGCTGGTGAAAAGGAGAGGCAAATATGGATAAATCTCTTGACGCGTTGCTCCTAAAATTTGTTAATAAGGTTAGTTCTGGGGAACCACTAGTTTCACCACGAGCGGGTGACTCATAATGGACGCGTGGCTTGGAGATATTGTAGGGCAATTACCACTTACCGCCCTCTTCCCAATAATCGCTGTTTCACTTGTCATCCTTGTCAAGGGTGCCGATATTCTAGCTGATCAAGCTGTTTCCCTAGCTGTAAAATGGGGAGTACCCACGATACTGATCGGGGCCACAATAGTTAGTTTAGCCACAACTCTGCCTGAAGCAGCAGTAAGCGTGTTTGCTGCCATACAAGGATCCCCAGGACTGGCACTAGGCAACGCCGTTGGTTCGATAATCGCCGACACTGGTTTGATACTGGGACTCGCTATTCTTGTAGGTGCCGTACCGGTTGATAAGGCACTAGTGAACCGTCAGAGTTGGATTCAGGTAGCGAGCGTCATCTTACTAGTTGTTGTTTGCATCCCTTTCCTATCGCTGAATAAGATTTTCTCCGTCGGAGGTCAACTCCCACAAATTGTCGGTATTGGGTTTCTAGTGTTACTCGGCTTATATTTTTGGCGTTCTATAACTTGGTCTAAAGCCACTTCGGATGGCGGGGCCGATAGTTCGGCTGTTCCGTCCGATCCAAGTAACGGTACTACTTTTATGGGGTTAGCCCTGATTTTAGGAGCGGCCATGGTCCTAATAGGTTCTCAGATCCTAATTCCAACGGTAGAGGAGACTGCTCTTCGCCTCCATATACCTGAGGCGATTATTGCTGCGACACTAGTAGCATTTGGCACGTCTTTACCTGAATTAGTAACCGCAATAACCGCTGTTAGGAAAGGCCATGGGGAACTTGCTCTTGGTAACGTCCTTGGCGCAGATGTACTCAATGTTCTTTTCGTAAGTGGAGCAGCAGCCGCAGTGACACGTGGAGGCCTGGAGGTTCCACCCGAATTCTTTTATCTCTTTTTCCCTTCAATGCTCTTAGTGGTAGCTGTACTCCGGATAGGGATTAGCCGTACGTCCTTAGTCTTTAGTAAGAGTTTCGGAGTTGTACTTGTTGCCGCTTACCTAGTTACTGTAGTTATGGGGTATTTGGTGCCCGGGTCAATATAATGACGGTGGTTAGCTAGAAAATCCAAGTGTGCCTATGGCCTCGTGTGGAGTTTTATCCTAAACACCTAGGGCGGTTCACTCAAGATTATTGCCCGGTTGATTATTCCAAGAAATTGATTCATATTTACCGTCGTAATGGGGGATCAGATGTTTAGTGATTGATTGAGTGTTTTGGACCCACGATTGCCAGGTCGGATCTTCGAGAGATTTTACTACCAAAGCCTTTACGTCGTTCGGTAATTCATTATAAGCCGGCCAATACCAGATTGTGAGAACCGTTCGCCAAGCATCACTATTATTGCCATGGGCAGAGTGAAGCAGCCGTGAATCACCCATTACAACGTCACCAGCCTGAACGGGTACGTCAATCTCTCCCTCAGCTTTGCGCATGGCAGGATGCTGCATGTCCTCGGCTCGGCCGATGGCATCGTCTTGATGGGCTTTACGTGGTATGTCGTGTATAGAGTGCCGTTGTCTATGAGAACCCGGGATGACACGCAAACAACCGTTTTCGGGAGTAGTGTCAACAAGATAGTACATGAGGAAGAATTGCTGTGGTTGGCCGGTGAGTGAAATTGGGTGGTCCCAAAGTACGCCATCCTGATGCCAGTAAAGCTGTGGGCTTTTTGGTGGTTTGCTGATAACGAATCCACTCCACACCTTAGGTTGATCAAAACCTAGGCTTGCAAGGGAATTCATGGCTCCGTCGTTAGCTATGAGTTCAGCGAAAGCTGTGTGGGGGTATTTCCAGTAAGGAATGATGCATCCTTGAGACCGATGACGTTCGAAATGATCAGGATTATCAAGGCGCTGTTTTTCTATCGTCCATTCACTCATCGCATTTAGGTTAGCTACTGTCTCGGCATCCAACACCTGATTGAACACGCAAAAGCCATCACGAGTAAGCTGTTCCCGCTTTTTTGGGTCCTTAATCGCCATAGCATCACTATAAATCATTTTTTGAGCGATTCTGTTTACGGATTTTCCCAAAATTCGGAAAGACAGTGACTGGGTAACTGCTGAACCTTAGGGATTGGACTGGTGGTGTGGGGCGAGTGGTGATCTTCCTTAAAGAATCATTCGGTATCGGGTGCCCAGATGCAATTTTCGCGTGCCTTGAGGAATCCGTCGTTTGTTGGTTGAATTCGCCATACTTCAACCTCCTTAAGGATCGTTGTAGTTCCGTATGTATATGCATAGAAGCCTTGTGCGTCACAGTAATCATCGTGTGCTCCCACTACGGACTGACGGTCATTAACGAACACCTCGACGAGATACTTATCAATATAAATACGAATTTCTACATCTTCTGCTTCAGGTAGATCGCAGACAGCAAAAGGTGCATCTGTTGTTCCAACCCGAATCGTTCCCGTTTCCGGTCTAATCATGATTGGAAAGCCTTCAAGATCGTCGTTAGCAAACAACATTAGCCCGAAGCGTTTTCGTGTAGCCTGCTCCCGTGAAACTCGGACCCTGATTTCGAAGGCATCGCCATTGAGGTCCATAAGGTGTTTTTTCATAGAGGCGTTGTGCGAAGGTTGTGGGGGAGCAACAGCGATTTCGCTGAGGTTCTTTTTGTCGTGACGGAGCGCCTCAAGTTCACGTAAAGGTCTAATTCTTAAACTCCCGTCATCTCCGAGGCTTAATTCTCTAGGTAAGGACATTATGGTCCGGTTATATATCTCTTCATTGATGGTGGCTAACCACGCCCACATTACTCGACGACCGTCCGTGGTGAGTACACTCTCAGGTGCGAAAAAATCGCGGTAGACAGTTTTAAATAGAGACTCTTCAGGTCGCCGCCAGTTCATGCGACCGTGACTTTCTGGCACAAATTGTTCAGCCTCATTATCCCAGTCGCCTAAGTAATAGCGGCAACCGAACGAATGGCTTATGCATAGCAACATCCATTTGTTTCCCAGGGGGAAGAAGTTTGGGCAAGAAATGTCCTCCCCGATAGCAGTGTCTGGTGTTTCGTGACGCATAAAGTCCCCAACGTAAGTCCAGTTGGTCAGGTCTAACGACTTTACGAGTGGTTGATTACCACCACCACCAAATGCGTAATAGGTATCCCCGACAATGAAACAGTCTGGGTCCCACTGCCTTTGGTCATCGCTTTTGTCATACTGAACAGGATAGGGTTTCTCCCAGGCTGTAAGGGTTTTGTCTTTAGCAATTGCAATTTGATTACTTCCCGATTTTTGACCGTGGTAAATCGCTGCGGGTAGACCTTCTTTCGTGATAAAGCCAGTACCGCTGAACATGCCATGTCCAGTAAGGGATGGTTGGAGCTTTGTCTTTTGCCAAGTCCAATTAAGCATGTCTGTACTAGTGACGTGGACAAATGAGTAACTGCGGTTACCTTGCCACATGTGGGACAGGATGTAATGAAGGTGATAAGTACCATCTATGCAGAAGGCTGCGTTCGGATCGCCGGGGGAACTGTCACCACCCGGATGCATAAGATGAAAGTTAAGCGTTGATTCGTCTGTTACTGGGGTGTCACTTGGTTGTCGATCCATGATACGCAAACCTCTCCTGACTAAACCAAAAAGATGCCGTAGCTTTTGGCAGGTACACAGTTTACCTTAGAATTGTGGGGGGAACATCGGTGTGATTATCATCAATCCAACGTGGAGTAACAAGAAAGTTAAATGTATTCCTCATAGGGTTGAGCTTGGATGGACAGTACGTAAAACTGGTACGAGTTTTTAGTTAATCAATTATGCCTGATGGCGTAAGGTTAGTAGGTAGCCCTCCCACCAGAAATATCGAACACGGCCCCAGTAGAGAATGAACAAGCTTCAGATGATAGCCATGCTATTAACTCTGCCACCTCTTTTGGTTGGCCTAGGCGCCCTAGTGGGATCTTAGAGAGCATGTAACTAATGTGCTCTTCTGTCATTTGCGAAAGGATATCCGTTTTAATTACAGCGGGCGTAATGCAATTTACTAAGACGCCACTCTCATGTGTTTCTTTACCTAGGGTTTTGGTTAAGCCGATCACTCCAGCCTTGGAAGCGCTATAAGCTGCTTGATTAGGGTTTCCTTCCTTCCCTGCTATAGACGCGATATTGACGATGCGGCCGTAACCGCGTTCCATCATGCTTGGTAAAACTGTTTTGCAGCATAGAAACGTGCCGGTTAAGTTGACCGCTAGTATTTGGTTCCACTCTTCGAGCGGATATTCCCAAGTAGTGAAATTAGGTCCAGCAACACCAGCACTATTAATATGAATATCTATCGGTCCCAGCTCATGTTCAGTAGTTTCTACGGCATTAAGTACCGAAGTAATGCTGGTGATATCGACTACCGTGGTGTGTACTTTACTGTTGTCATTAAATTCTGATGCTGCTTCCTCCAGACGGACAGCATCGATGTCCCATAACGAGACGGAAGCGCCACCTTCAGCTAGGCGGTGGGCAACCGCTAAACCTATTCCACGTGCCGCCCCAGTGAC is drawn from Trueperaceae bacterium and contains these coding sequences:
- a CDS encoding phytanoyl-CoA dioxygenase, whose product is MDDVIIDPDKIATFQHSGYTLVPGLFCRDEINHYREHFKAINLSLRAEETSTVQGVEFDADSMQKRPIEKIIQNNAERSYRTLHDGDPLAVFPRIMQPHRYDQLSLSWLLDQRIRTWLKALLGRDPYAVQTMYYFKPPGARGQALHQDQYYLQVQPGTCVAAWMAVDHSDTENGCLQVVPGSQDLPVLCTEKASLEESFIDTTVPLPDGMTSEPIIMNPGDVLFFNGQIIHGSLPNTSDVCFRQSLIGHYIVGEARKVAEHYFPVLDMDGQEVNLDVSEGGGPCGVWVGEEGSPRITMKSGTTL
- a CDS encoding sodium:calcium antiporter, coding for MDAWLGDIVGQLPLTALFPIIAVSLVILVKGADILADQAVSLAVKWGVPTILIGATIVSLATTLPEAAVSVFAAIQGSPGLALGNAVGSIIADTGLILGLAILVGAVPVDKALVNRQSWIQVASVILLVVVCIPFLSLNKIFSVGGQLPQIVGIGFLVLLGLYFWRSITWSKATSDGGADSSAVPSDPSNGTTFMGLALILGAAMVLIGSQILIPTVEETALRLHIPEAIIAATLVAFGTSLPELVTAITAVRKGHGELALGNVLGADVLNVLFVSGAAAAVTRGGLEVPPEFFYLFFPSMLLVVAVLRIGISRTSLVFSKSFGVVLVAAYLVTVVMGYLVPGSI
- a CDS encoding phytanoyl-CoA dioxygenase → MIYSDAMAIKDPKKREQLTRDGFCVFNQVLDAETVANLNAMSEWTIEKQRLDNPDHFERHRSQGCIIPYWKYPHTAFAELIANDGAMNSLASLGFDQPKVWSGFVISKPPKSPQLYWHQDGVLWDHPISLTGQPQQFFLMYYLVDTTPENGCLRVIPGSHRQRHSIHDIPRKAHQDDAIGRAEDMQHPAMRKAEGEIDVPVQAGDVVMGDSRLLHSAHGNNSDAWRTVLTIWYWPAYNELPNDVKALVVKSLEDPTWQSWVQNTQSITKHLIPHYDGKYESISWNNQPGNNLE
- a CDS encoding 3-oxoacyl-ACP reductase → MGSQEFQGRTATVTGAARGIGLAVAHRLAEGGASVSLWDIDAVRLEEAASEFNDNSKVHTTVVDITSITSVLNAVETTEHELGPIDIHINSAGVAGPNFTTWEYPLEEWNQILAVNLTGTFLCCKTVLPSMMERGYGRIVNIASIAGKEGNPNQAAYSASKAGVIGLTKTLGKETHESGVLVNCITPAVIKTDILSQMTEEHISYMLSKIPLGRLGQPKEVAELIAWLSSEACSFSTGAVFDISGGRATY